The DNA region CATAATCTTGAGTATTACCCCCCACTTTAGATAAGACTTAGAGAGATCTGTACAAGGTCCCACAGAAGTCAAATGAAAAGAGTGGGAATTCATTGGTTTTCTGACTCTGCACGGGTGCGTATTTCCCAAGGGTTGGACCAGAAGTGGCCCTCACCTGAAGCTCTTGTGGCTCGGAGCCACCTCCTCAACTTCCGGCTCGGCCGCCGCATCTTGCAGTACCTGGGCTCCGGTGTGGACAGTCCGGGATGGGTCTCGGACTACAATCCTGCGGAGAAGGAAAGCTCAAAAAAGCCCCGGCCTACCGGCCACCGGAACCCAAGTAACATATAGGACACTGTCAGGAGAATAGTCCTGAAGACAGCCGTAGGCTCCAGAAGGCAATCGTTCTTACCCGGTCGTCGGGGTCAGCGCCCATGACCGCAAGATCCTCGACCCCGCGTTTCTCACAACCTGCATGATTTGAATTGACCCCAGTCAGCTCCGGTCGGCCGCTTCCGGCGTAGCTGGAGTGACGCCAGCACCTTGAGCGCCTGTGCTGGAGAGTACAGAAAGGAAAGTCGAGGGGCtgacatagaaaaaaaaagaaaggaaagtcatCTGATTGCTCTCTAAAAGGCCCATTaagtatttttattcaaatttaagtGCTCTATGAAAACTACAATTGCATGTTCACCTGGTACTCGCTTCCCCTTTTAATGTTCTAATATGAGAATTTCACCTGCACCACCCGCCATATAGGAATGGTTTGTTCTAATAGTTCTTGGGATAGTACTGTTCCTGATCTTGCCATCCGCGTTGCCTTATGGGAATACGGGGTTGGTTGAGGACTCCGCTTGGAGCCGCGATGCATTGTGGGAAGGGAGAAAGATGGCGGTGTCCGTTAGGCGGACTCTGTCAGGTGTGGCGGGGGGCTGGCGGAGGTTCGAAAGGGTCTGGGCAAGTAGCCTGGGTTCTCGCAGCCTGGTCCTTGAGGCCGCACCCTCAAAAAGGGAATCCCCATGGCGTTTGTTGGGCGCGTTGTGTCTGCAGCGACCACCGCTCATTTCCAAGGCGCTGACCCCATTGCAGGAAGAGATGGCAGCTCTGCTACAGCAGGTAGGATTGAGACACAGGTGCAAGGGGAGGTAATAACGGCTCACGGGCCTTGGTTCGATCCTGACTCTGGCACCATTTAGTCTGTGTGATTTTGATCAAGACATTTCGCTACCCTGAACTTCCGTACACTTGTCTGCAGGATGAAACAAATCTTATTAAGGTGGGTTGGTATGTAATGggcatttaacaaatattttatttttgatggtcTTATTATTGTCACTTGGGGCAGTTTTTTGtagattcattcttttttgttcattCAGAACAGTAGGGATCTGGTCGCGAACAAGAATCGGTACTTGTTAAAAGGAACTCATAGACTGGAGGGGATACAATCTTTGTGATGTGATGAGTGTTTAGAATGAAGTATAGGAGACAGTGGGCACATCTGTGAGATGCCTGCGATAGCGTCTGCTCTGTTTGACCTCACCGGGTTATTTCTGTGAAGGGCAAGTGAGGAAATATGGGTAAAAGCTGAGTGTAGTGGCTGTGAAGATGTTATATCTCCACATACAGTGATTAAAGGGTGTTAAGTTTCCCCAGAATCTGGGATGTTTTGTCTTAGGTTACTGATAGCTTTAaacttttcttctgtgttttttgctaaatttattaattttctcactTGGCATATTCATACCCTACAGATGTTTGTAGCATATATCAGACATGTGTTTTTCAACAGATATGCAGTAGTGAGTAAGACAGGAGTAGTTCTGGTTATCAGAGACCTTGAGTTCAGTGGAGTAGGGGAGAGGAGTCAATAATTAAATAATCAAATGACTGTTTGCAGattctgataaatattttaaaggaaaacggTTCTATGAAAGTGCTTCACAGGGacatctaaatttttattttatgggtgAGCTAAGGAATGTCTCTCTGAGAGAATGATATTTAAATCGAGATCATACAAATGAGTAGAAATTCTTCTAGGAGAAAAAAGCAAGGGAAAACACTCTAGGAAGAAGGGGCAACTTCTGTAAAGTCCTTGAGGCAGGAATGTCCTTGATGAATAAGGTGATGATCAAGGACTACTACTATGACTGGAGCATGGTAAATAGGCAGGCAATGCCTGTCCcattcctttgttctttgtaGCAGTTTTGATCTCCAATCACATTCTGACATTTTGGCAAATGTAACTTATGCTTAAGTGCAGGTGaccttttttctttgtctctgttttctctctgttcaGTGTTTTAATTGTATGTCTAGTAATATTAAGTGATAAACTTCTGAGTCTATCAAGGATGCTATAGCTTTGTTATATTCTCCtagttttgtttgtctttttaattttcctaGATAGAGATAGAAAACAGCCTATATTCAGACCATGAGCTTCGTGCTTTAGATGAAGCCCAGCGACTGGCAAAGAAGAAAGCTGATCTTTATGATGAAGAGCAAGATGAAAAGGATATATTGCTTGTGCAAGATTTGGAAGATATGTGGGAGCAGAAATTCCTACAGTTCAAACCTGGAGCTCGGATAACAGGTATGAtctttttaatctaaaaaaagaagtgaaagggGTATTCTGGTTCCCAAATATAGGACAATTACTTAGCCTCTGCTTTGTGTTTtaactaacaaacaaaaaatttttttttggtaccagggattgaactcagggctcttaatcactgagccatatcctcagcccttttttgtaatttacttagagattgggtctcactgagttgcttagggcctcgatgaGTTgcggaagctggctttgaactcatgatcctcctacctcagccttctgagctgctaggattacaggtgtgcaccgacCTAACAATTTTAAGTTACAAAAcaactttgagaaaaataaattcttttcccAATTCCTCACATCTACCCTAATATGGTTTTTAAAAGGCCCATGTTATTTTTGAGTGGGGGGTGGGTAAGAATGTTGGGATAGCCTTTTCTCTTAGTTAAGCTTTATGAATGTAGTCTGAGTTTAACTTCCATTCTAGGACAGAGAGTGGTTTAAAGTAGGCCTTTTTCTTCTAGTTCTGTGTTTTATTGGAAAttgctctttaattttttttttttttttgtagtcagcatgcctttattttatttgtttatttttttgtatgtggtgctaaggatcaaacccagtgcctcacacatgctaggcaagcactctgccactgagccccagccccagccctggaaatcACCTTTATGGAAGGGGGTTCTGTTGTCCTTGTTTTACAGATGCAGGCTGAAGAACAGAGAAAGTGTGGGTTAGTTAGATTAGTAATAGTGTTAAGTTGAATTAAGCAGTTGTGTTTGAGTTATGGttgttgcttcttttttaaaggcTCAGAGTATGTTTTACTTTTTAGATAAGTTCAActcttggtttcctttttttacttttcagtttcCTTAAGAGTATGAGACTATACCCTGAAAGAGGTCAGAATTAGAATTAAAGAGATGGGTCAGAGGGGAAATTTGGCTATAATTTCTTTGAGAGAAAGGATTATGACACTCCcttaaagaaaaactttaaaactcaAAGCTCATTGGTCCCAGATGATCACAGCCTTTCTTGCTTTTACTCACCCCCTTTTCTTCATAGAAGCTGATAAAAAAAATGACCGAACCTCATTGCACCGGAAGCTAGACAGGAACCTTATTCTGTTAGTCAGAGAGAAGCTTGGAGATGAGGATGTTTGGATGCTGCCCCAGACAGAGTGGCAGCCTGGGGAGACCCTCCGAGGGACAGCTGAGCGAACCCTGTCTGCACTCTCAGGTGAGTTCCTCAGAATCCTACAAGATTCACTTCAGACTCAACCAGATGATTTATAGGCTGATTGTGATAAAGGGCTTAAGAGTAAGGAGTGGGAAGGTTAATGGATACTGATGTTTATAAAGAGTTATTctgtaggatgtttagcagtatttctggcctctgcccacaCAATTCAAAAGCACAACCTCATTCATATTCCCATCTACTACCAAAATTATATCTACACACTGGAGAGCAAAATTATAGTGGTTGGGAACCATTATAATAGAT from Ictidomys tridecemlineatus isolate mIctTri1 chromosome 5, mIctTri1.hap1, whole genome shotgun sequence includes:
- the Mrpl46 gene encoding large ribosomal subunit protein mL46, translated to MAVSVRRTLSGVAGGWRRFERVWASSLGSRSLVLEAAPSKRESPWRLLGALCLQRPPLISKALTPLQEEMAALLQQIEIENSLYSDHELRALDEAQRLAKKKADLYDEEQDEKDILLVQDLEDMWEQKFLQFKPGARITEADKKNDRTSLHRKLDRNLILLVREKLGDEDVWMLPQTEWQPGETLRGTAERTLSALSENNMEAKFLGNAPCGHYKFKFPQAMRTESNLGAKVFFFKALLLSGDFSQTGKKGRHVWVSKEELSDYLKPQYLTQVRRFLLDL